From Pseudomonas vanderleydeniana, the proteins below share one genomic window:
- a CDS encoding GntR family transcriptional regulator, which produces MKSGKTGLYEDLKRQILTMELDPDQVLDEVTLSERYGLSRTPVREVFRRLEGEGYLDIRENRGTRVIPMNHSTLRNFFLVAPMIYAAIGRLAVQNFTPAQLEELKQTQQRFRQASVERNPLALSLENNRFHEIMGEMAGNPYLKPSLSRLLIDHARIGHTFYRPRDQDMEQRLDLSVEHHDEFIEAIARHDENRVVDLVFEHWELSRANMQLFIAPQALKADSLVEGPLS; this is translated from the coding sequence GTGAAAAGTGGCAAAACTGGGCTTTACGAAGACCTGAAGCGGCAGATCCTGACGATGGAGCTCGATCCGGACCAGGTTCTGGATGAGGTCACCTTGAGTGAACGCTACGGTCTTTCTCGCACCCCGGTTCGAGAAGTGTTTCGGCGCCTGGAAGGTGAGGGCTACCTGGACATCCGCGAAAACCGTGGAACCCGGGTGATCCCGATGAACCATTCGACGCTGCGCAATTTTTTTCTGGTTGCACCGATGATCTACGCTGCAATTGGGCGCCTGGCGGTTCAGAACTTCACGCCGGCGCAATTGGAAGAGTTGAAACAGACCCAGCAGCGTTTTCGGCAGGCCTCGGTGGAAAGAAATCCCCTGGCTCTGTCGCTGGAGAACAACCGCTTTCACGAAATCATGGGTGAAATGGCTGGCAACCCGTACCTGAAGCCGAGCCTTTCACGGTTGTTGATCGATCACGCACGGATCGGCCACACGTTCTACCGGCCGCGTGATCAGGACATGGAGCAACGCCTGGACCTGTCGGTGGAACACCACGACGAGTTCATCGAGGCGATTGCCAGGCACGATGAAAACCGGGTGGTGGACCTGGTGTTCGAACACTGGGAGCTGTCGCGAGCGAACATGCAGCTGTTCATTGCCCCGCAGGCGCTGAAGGCTGACTCGCTGGTGGAGGGTCCCTTGAGTTAA
- a CDS encoding 4-hydroxyproline epimerase, with product MKNSFFCIDAHTCGNPVRLVAGGAPMLPHLPIAERRELFVERHDWVRQALMFEPRGHDVMSGAILYPPYRDDCDVAVLFIEVSGCLPMCGAGTIGLVTSALQEGLVTPRVPGKLALETPAGRVDVEYRMEDGRVSSVKMLNVTSYLHATDVAVEIEGVGRLTVDIAYGGNYYAVVEPQQNWPGLEGAKASTLISLSQKLRSALASVIDPVHPLDERIRGVHHVIWCDQPDNPQIDGRCAVFYGEQAIDRSPGGTGTSARMAQLHGRGRLAVGQDFRHQSLIGTTFTGRVESQTTLGTYTAIQPSVTGWARVIGYNTLIVDDEDPLAHGFQIT from the coding sequence ATGAAGAACAGCTTTTTCTGCATCGACGCGCACACCTGCGGCAACCCGGTACGACTGGTGGCCGGTGGCGCACCGATGCTGCCACACCTGCCCATTGCCGAGCGTCGCGAGCTGTTCGTCGAGCGCCATGACTGGGTCCGCCAGGCGCTGATGTTCGAGCCGCGCGGCCATGACGTGATGTCCGGCGCCATTCTTTACCCGCCGTATCGCGATGACTGCGACGTGGCCGTGCTGTTCATCGAGGTCAGCGGCTGCCTGCCGATGTGCGGCGCCGGGACCATCGGCCTGGTCACCAGCGCCCTGCAGGAAGGGCTGGTGACGCCACGGGTGCCGGGCAAGCTGGCGCTGGAAACGCCGGCCGGCCGGGTCGATGTCGAGTACCGCATGGAGGACGGCCGGGTCAGTAGCGTGAAGATGCTCAACGTCACCAGCTACCTGCATGCCACCGACGTGGCGGTGGAGATCGAGGGCGTCGGGCGCCTTACCGTGGACATCGCCTACGGCGGCAACTACTACGCCGTCGTCGAACCCCAGCAGAACTGGCCGGGGCTGGAAGGCGCCAAGGCCTCCACGCTGATTAGCCTGAGCCAGAAGCTGCGCAGCGCACTGGCCTCGGTGATCGACCCGGTGCATCCGCTCGATGAGCGCATCCGTGGCGTGCACCACGTGATCTGGTGCGACCAGCCGGACAACCCGCAGATCGACGGGCGCTGCGCGGTGTTCTATGGCGAACAGGCCATCGACCGCTCCCCGGGCGGCACGGGCACCAGTGCCCGCATGGCACAACTTCACGGCCGTGGCCGGCTCGCGGTGGGCCAGGACTTCCGCCACCAGAGCCTGATCGGCACCACCTTCACCGGGCGGGTCGAGTCACAGACCACGCTCGGTACCTATACCGCTATCCAGCCCAGCGTAACGGGTTGGGCCAGGGTCATCGGATACAACACCCTCATCGTCGATGACGAGGATCCGTTGGCTCATGGCTTTCAGATCACTTGA
- a CDS encoding NAD(P)/FAD-dependent oxidoreductase, which produces MVQISSLPADDKTCGWYHLSQKRQARPAHTGQSKARWVVVGAGFTGLAAARQLALGHPNDEVILVEAQEVGFGTSGRNAGFAIDLPHDIGAEDYIGDIDNAKTVLKLNLSGQRYLKQLVDTYGIDCQMKFCGKYQAAVEDRGMAVLDAYRRGLEKLGEPCEMIGAEALRERVGTSFYRQALFTPGTALIQPSALVKGLADTLPSNVSLYEHTPILEVEYSPRIVLKHANGSIEADRLVLANNAFGMYFGFLKGRMLPIFTYASITRPLTEEEQARLGGDPYWGIIPADPFGTTVRRTPDQRLLIRNSFSFNPDGRAKERYLERFIERHRASYARRFPMLPNVDFEYTWGGALAMTRNHNGFFGQLAPNVYGALGCNGLGVTRGTATGKLLGDWLSGQDDELTQYLLKAPGPCANPPQPFLSMGVNMNLRWGQYRAGAES; this is translated from the coding sequence ATGGTACAGATCAGTTCTCTTCCAGCCGACGACAAAACCTGCGGTTGGTATCACCTCAGCCAGAAGCGCCAGGCCCGCCCGGCGCATACCGGCCAGTCCAAGGCCCGCTGGGTGGTGGTCGGGGCCGGGTTCACCGGCCTGGCCGCCGCCCGTCAGTTGGCATTGGGTCATCCGAATGACGAAGTGATCCTGGTGGAAGCGCAGGAGGTCGGCTTCGGCACCTCCGGGCGTAACGCCGGTTTCGCCATCGACCTGCCCCACGATATCGGCGCCGAGGACTACATCGGCGACATCGATAACGCCAAGACCGTCCTCAAGCTGAACCTCTCCGGCCAGCGCTACCTCAAGCAACTGGTCGACACCTACGGCATCGACTGCCAGATGAAGTTCTGCGGCAAGTACCAGGCGGCCGTCGAAGATCGCGGCATGGCCGTGCTCGACGCCTACCGTCGCGGCCTGGAGAAACTCGGTGAGCCGTGCGAGATGATCGGCGCCGAGGCCCTGCGCGAGCGGGTCGGCACCTCCTTCTACCGCCAGGCGCTGTTCACCCCCGGCACCGCGCTGATCCAACCTTCGGCCCTGGTCAAGGGCCTGGCCGACACCCTGCCGAGCAACGTCAGCCTGTACGAGCACACGCCGATTCTCGAAGTCGAGTACAGCCCGCGCATCGTGCTCAAGCATGCCAACGGCAGCATCGAGGCCGACCGCCTGGTGCTGGCCAACAACGCTTTCGGCATGTACTTCGGCTTCCTCAAGGGCCGCATGCTGCCGATCTTCACCTACGCCAGCATCACCCGCCCGCTCACCGAAGAAGAGCAGGCGCGCCTGGGGGGCGACCCGTACTGGGGCATCATCCCCGCCGACCCGTTCGGCACCACCGTGCGCCGTACCCCGGACCAGCGCCTGCTGATCCGCAACAGCTTCAGCTTCAACCCGGATGGCCGTGCGAAAGAACGCTACCTGGAGCGCTTCATCGAGCGTCACCGCGCCTCCTACGCCCGGCGCTTCCCGATGCTGCCGAACGTGGACTTCGAATACACCTGGGGCGGTGCCCTGGCGATGACCCGCAACCACAACGGTTTCTTCGGCCAACTGGCGCCGAACGTCTACGGCGCCCTGGGTTGCAACGGCCTGGGCGTCACCCGTGGCACCGCCACCGGCAAGCTGCTGGGCGACTGGCTCAGCGGCCAGGACGATGAACTGACCCAGTACCTGCTCAAGGCCCCGGGCCCTTGTGCCAACCCGCCACAACCGTTCCTGTCCATGGGCGTGAACATGAACCTGCGCTGGGGCCAGTACCGCGCCGGCGCGGAAAGCTGA
- a CDS encoding aldehyde dehydrogenase, with protein MADVLSKDEYAAIAANLKFPTQAYIGGEFRNSLTGRTFDTFNPANGQLLAKITACDSTDVDVAVAAAKEAFDDGRWHLLSPGERKHVLLRFAQLLEDNSHELAVLESLDSGKPVGECQATDVPETIHTLRWHAELIDKIYDASAPTGSGALTMVVREPIGVVGLVLPWNFPLLMLAWKIGPSLAAGCSIVVKPAKETTLTALRVAELAHQAGIPAGVFNVVPGGGKEVGEPLGRHDDVTMVSFTGSTDTGRLFLQYAAESNLKRIVLELGGKNPAVVMDDVEDLDRVARHVVNGAFWNMGENCSASSRLIVHEDIKDALLERIGVQLRDWSLGDPLDPANRLGSLVSKSHFEKVRSYIEKAAGDKLSIIFGGKAADGFVEPTVVDNVPSDNTLFREEVFGPVLSVTSFKTLDQAIELANDTIYGLAASAYTGSLRNALRLSREIRAGIVTVNTFGEGDASTPFGGYKQSGFGGRDKSQWAHDQYTELKTIWIDAN; from the coding sequence ATGGCCGACGTACTGAGCAAGGACGAATACGCGGCGATCGCCGCCAACCTGAAGTTCCCGACCCAGGCCTACATCGGTGGCGAGTTCCGCAACTCCCTGACCGGTCGCACCTTCGACACCTTCAACCCGGCCAACGGCCAGTTGCTGGCGAAGATCACCGCCTGCGACAGCACTGACGTCGACGTGGCCGTGGCCGCGGCCAAGGAAGCCTTCGACGACGGTCGCTGGCACCTGCTCTCGCCGGGCGAGCGCAAGCACGTGCTGCTGCGCTTCGCCCAACTGCTGGAAGACAACTCGCACGAGCTGGCCGTGCTGGAAAGCCTGGACAGCGGCAAGCCGGTTGGCGAATGCCAGGCCACCGACGTGCCGGAAACCATCCACACCCTGCGCTGGCACGCCGAGCTGATCGACAAGATCTACGACGCCAGCGCCCCGACCGGTTCGGGCGCCCTGACCATGGTCGTGCGCGAGCCGATCGGTGTGGTCGGCCTGGTGCTGCCATGGAACTTCCCGCTGCTGATGCTGGCCTGGAAAATCGGCCCGTCCCTGGCCGCCGGTTGCTCGATCGTGGTCAAGCCCGCCAAGGAAACCACCCTGACCGCCCTGCGCGTCGCCGAACTGGCGCACCAGGCCGGCATCCCGGCCGGCGTGTTCAACGTCGTGCCTGGCGGTGGCAAGGAAGTCGGCGAGCCCCTGGGCCGTCATGACGACGTGACCATGGTCAGCTTCACCGGCTCGACCGACACCGGTCGCCTGTTCCTGCAATACGCAGCCGAGTCCAACCTCAAGCGCATCGTGCTGGAGCTGGGTGGCAAGAACCCGGCCGTGGTCATGGACGACGTCGAGGACCTGGATCGCGTGGCCCGCCACGTGGTCAACGGCGCCTTCTGGAACATGGGCGAGAACTGCTCGGCCTCCTCGCGCCTGATCGTCCACGAGGACATCAAGGACGCCCTGCTCGAGCGCATCGGCGTGCAACTGCGCGACTGGAGCCTGGGCGACCCGCTGGACCCGGCCAACCGCCTGGGTTCGCTGGTCAGCAAGTCGCACTTCGAAAAAGTCCGCAGCTACATCGAGAAGGCCGCCGGCGACAAGCTGTCGATCATCTTCGGTGGCAAGGCCGCCGACGGCTTCGTCGAGCCGACCGTGGTCGACAACGTGCCGTCCGACAACACCCTGTTCCGTGAGGAGGTGTTCGGTCCGGTGCTGAGCGTGACCTCGTTCAAGACCCTCGACCAGGCGATCGAGCTGGCCAACGACACCATCTACGGCCTGGCCGCCTCGGCCTACACCGGCAGCCTGCGCAACGCGCTGCGCCTGTCGCGTGAAATCCGTGCCGGTATCGTCACCGTCAACACCTTCGGCGAAGGCGATGCCTCGACGCCGTTCGGTGGCTACAAGCAGTCCGGTTTCGGCGGTCGCGACAAGTCCCAGTGGGCGCACGACCAGTACACCGAGCTGAAAACCATCTGGATCGACGCCAACTGA
- a CDS encoding glycine betaine ABC transporter substrate-binding protein, protein MKMFKKAFCALALAAAVVLPTHAEEKTITMGTLSWEDLTPITGITKKVLEDQGYRVKVTQFSEWGIAYAALGKGDVQILASQVDYAAADYWNKNKNRLEKISPVSYGLYQAIAVPNYVTINSLEELNANADKFGGKIVGIEPGSGLMNDAANAVKAYGLKLNLLEGSTAAMTAALKAAVDRKEWVAVAIWDPSWMTQKFDVKFLADPKGIFPPPQGYYWIGQKGFSAANSHAREVIASVYVPLADIKAINGEVKDGKSMDAAIKDWTDSHAELLKRWENIKKD, encoded by the coding sequence ATGAAGATGTTTAAGAAAGCGTTTTGTGCATTGGCTCTGGCCGCGGCAGTTGTGCTGCCGACCCACGCCGAAGAAAAGACCATCACCATGGGCACCTTGTCCTGGGAAGATTTGACACCGATCACCGGTATTACCAAGAAAGTTCTGGAAGATCAGGGCTATAGGGTAAAAGTGACCCAATTCTCCGAATGGGGCATCGCCTATGCGGCGTTGGGCAAGGGTGACGTGCAGATCCTCGCTTCCCAGGTCGACTATGCCGCCGCCGACTACTGGAACAAGAACAAGAACCGGCTCGAGAAGATCTCGCCGGTGTCCTACGGCCTCTACCAGGCCATCGCCGTTCCGAACTACGTCACCATCAATTCCCTGGAAGAGCTCAACGCCAATGCCGACAAGTTCGGTGGCAAGATCGTCGGTATCGAACCCGGTTCGGGCCTGATGAACGACGCCGCCAATGCGGTCAAGGCCTATGGCCTCAAGCTCAACCTGCTCGAAGGCAGTACCGCGGCGATGACCGCCGCCCTCAAGGCCGCCGTGGACCGCAAGGAATGGGTCGCCGTGGCCATCTGGGACCCGTCCTGGATGACCCAGAAGTTCGACGTCAAGTTCCTCGCCGACCCGAAAGGTATCTTCCCGCCACCGCAAGGCTACTACTGGATCGGCCAGAAGGGCTTCAGCGCGGCCAATTCCCATGCGCGTGAAGTGATCGCCAGCGTCTATGTGCCACTGGCCGACATCAAGGCGATCAACGGTGAAGTCAAGGATGGCAAGAGCATGGACGCGGCAATCAAGGACTGGACCGACAGTCACGCCGAGTTGCTCAAACGCTGGGAAAACATCAAGAAAGACTGA
- a CDS encoding MFS transporter, producing MKNNNHSIEDAPLNSFHQRLTVRSGGGSFVDGYVLSIVGVAMVHMAAALSLNAFWQGLIAASALIGIFFGGFVGGWLTDRFGRQRIFFVGPTLFILCSLAQLWAQSGEEIFIARLLLGVAIGIEYPVATALLVEFLPRKYRGPRLATLTILWFAGAAFAYLVGELLIHFAGPDAWRLVLASAAVIGALLFLVRLGTPESPRWLLKKGRAQEAEAIIQQVFGPSYSLANLPEEPAERKVSILSLLHSGYGKRMLFVTMFWTCSVIPVFAVYAFAPQVLRALNLDGTLASVGSVAITLLFVVGCIVATRLINGLGRRKMLIHSFFWSGLALLALGASHNASGLVILALFGAYALFIGGAQVLQLVYPNEIFPTEIRAQAVGVGTSMSRIGAAVGTWLVPAALDNFGIEQTMYAAAIVTFVGLAFSWALAPETRSLNLQQAASLN from the coding sequence ATGAAAAACAACAATCATTCGATCGAAGACGCACCCCTCAACAGTTTTCACCAGCGCCTGACCGTGCGTTCCGGCGGCGGCTCCTTCGTTGACGGCTATGTACTGAGCATCGTCGGCGTCGCCATGGTGCACATGGCCGCCGCCCTGAGCCTCAATGCCTTCTGGCAAGGCCTGATCGCCGCTTCGGCGCTGATCGGGATCTTCTTCGGCGGTTTCGTCGGCGGCTGGCTGACCGACCGTTTCGGTCGTCAACGCATCTTCTTCGTCGGCCCGACCCTGTTCATCCTCTGCTCGCTGGCCCAGCTCTGGGCCCAATCCGGTGAAGAGATCTTCATCGCCCGCCTGCTGCTGGGCGTGGCCATCGGGATCGAATACCCGGTCGCCACCGCCCTGCTGGTGGAATTCCTGCCACGCAAGTATCGCGGTCCACGCCTGGCCACCCTGACCATCCTCTGGTTCGCCGGTGCCGCCTTCGCCTACCTGGTCGGCGAGCTGTTGATCCACTTCGCCGGTCCCGATGCCTGGCGCCTGGTTCTGGCCAGTGCCGCGGTGATTGGCGCCCTGCTGTTCCTGGTACGCCTGGGCACCCCCGAGTCGCCCCGCTGGCTGCTCAAGAAAGGCCGCGCCCAGGAAGCCGAAGCGATCATCCAGCAGGTGTTCGGTCCGTCGTACTCGCTGGCCAACCTGCCAGAAGAGCCGGCCGAGCGCAAAGTCTCGATCCTCAGCCTGCTGCACTCGGGCTACGGCAAGCGCATGCTGTTCGTGACCATGTTCTGGACCTGCTCGGTCATCCCGGTGTTCGCCGTGTACGCCTTCGCCCCGCAAGTGCTGCGCGCGCTCAACCTGGACGGCACCCTGGCGTCGGTCGGTTCGGTGGCGATCACCCTCTTGTTCGTGGTCGGCTGCATCGTCGCCACCCGCCTGATCAATGGCCTGGGTCGGCGCAAGATGCTGATCCACAGCTTCTTCTGGTCCGGCCTGGCCCTGCTCGCCCTGGGCGCCTCGCACAACGCCTCGGGCCTGGTCATCCTCGCCCTGTTCGGCGCCTACGCGCTGTTCATCGGCGGTGCCCAGGTGCTGCAACTGGTGTACCCGAACGAAATCTTCCCGACCGAGATCCGTGCCCAGGCCGTGGGCGTCGGCACCTCGATGTCGCGTATCGGCGCCGCTGTCGGCACCTGGCTGGTACCGGCGGCGCTCGACAACTTCGGTATCGAGCAAACCATGTACGCCGCCGCCATCGTCACCTTCGTCGGCCTGGCCTTCTCCTGGGCCCTGGCACCGGAAACCCGCTCGCTGAACCTGCAGCAGGCCGCTTCGCTGAACTGA
- a CDS encoding ABC transporter permease: MNLADLQFSPGRFIAPVVDWLNTNMHGFFAAVSNLISLVLGAVESAFLALPPLAVIAIVFIGTWLAARLRVAILAAVMLGFCLIAGLWTASMQTIALVSVSVLLSVSIAFPLGILASRIKRVDAMLSPLLNVMQTVPPWVYLIPAVMIFSLGRVPAIIATVIYGIPPMLRLTTLAFNQIPKHMLELGNAMGASPRTILFKIEIPLAMPTLLVGLNQCILLSLAMVVLAGLVGAGGLGAEVTRGLTRMEMGLGLRAGLAIVAVALLLDRVSRGALERNQKPRHGK, encoded by the coding sequence ATGAACCTCGCCGACCTGCAGTTTTCTCCAGGGCGCTTCATCGCGCCGGTGGTCGATTGGCTGAACACCAACATGCACGGCTTCTTCGCGGCCGTGAGCAACCTGATCTCGCTGGTGCTCGGCGCCGTGGAGTCGGCGTTCCTGGCCTTGCCACCGCTGGCGGTGATCGCGATCGTGTTCATCGGCACGTGGCTGGCCGCGCGCCTGCGCGTGGCGATACTGGCGGCGGTGATGCTCGGCTTCTGCCTGATCGCCGGCTTGTGGACCGCTTCGATGCAGACCATCGCCCTGGTCTCGGTGTCGGTGCTGCTGTCGGTGAGCATCGCCTTCCCGCTGGGCATCCTGGCCTCGCGGATCAAGCGGGTCGACGCCATGCTGAGCCCGCTGCTGAACGTGATGCAGACCGTGCCGCCCTGGGTCTATCTGATCCCGGCGGTGATGATCTTCAGCCTCGGTCGCGTGCCGGCGATCATTGCCACGGTGATCTACGGCATCCCGCCGATGCTGCGCCTGACCACCCTGGCGTTCAACCAGATCCCCAAGCACATGCTGGAGCTGGGCAATGCCATGGGCGCCTCGCCGCGCACCATCCTGTTCAAGATCGAAATCCCGCTGGCCATGCCGACCCTGCTGGTCGGTCTGAACCAGTGCATCCTGCTGTCGCTGGCGATGGTGGTCCTGGCCGGCCTGGTCGGTGCCGGTGGCCTGGGCGCCGAGGTGACCCGTGGGCTGACGCGCATGGAAATGGGCCTGGGCCTGCGGGCGGGGCTGGCGATCGTCGCCGTTGCCTTGCTGCTCGACCGCGTCTCGCGCGGTGCACTGGAACGTAATCAGAAGCCACGCCACGGGAAATGA
- a CDS encoding dihydrodipicolinate synthase family protein, with product MNFDGIFTPAITPLAADGSIDTGAFAQVLEYLVEQKVHGIIIGGSTGEYYAHSIQERLDLTRLAAEVLNGRTPLVIGTGAIRTEESVAYAEAAKAAKADAILVGSPPYALPTQQEIANHVLAVDRAADLPIMLYNYPGRMSVDMGPEFFDAVSGSRNIVAIKESSGDIARIHHFGERYPQIALSCGWDDQALEFFAWGARSWVCAGSNFIPAEHIALYEACVLEGDFAKGRKIMSAMMPLMDFLEGGKFVQSIKHGVALNGLVTGGVRAPLSGLDEQEQAALQEIIKTLKAKVAAIKGA from the coding sequence ATGAACTTCGACGGTATCTTTACCCCCGCGATCACCCCCCTGGCCGCTGACGGCTCCATCGACACCGGCGCCTTCGCCCAAGTCCTGGAGTACTTGGTGGAGCAGAAGGTCCACGGCATCATCATCGGCGGCTCGACCGGCGAGTACTACGCCCACAGCATCCAGGAACGCCTGGACCTGACCCGCCTGGCCGCCGAAGTGCTCAACGGCCGCACCCCACTGGTGATCGGCACCGGCGCCATCCGCACCGAAGAGTCGGTGGCCTACGCCGAAGCCGCCAAGGCTGCCAAGGCCGACGCCATCCTGGTCGGTTCGCCACCCTACGCGCTGCCAACCCAGCAGGAAATCGCCAACCACGTGCTGGCCGTCGACCGCGCCGCCGACCTGCCGATCATGCTCTACAACTACCCTGGCCGCATGAGCGTCGACATGGGCCCCGAGTTCTTCGACGCCGTGAGCGGCAGCCGCAACATCGTCGCGATCAAGGAAAGCTCGGGTGACATCGCCCGCATCCACCACTTCGGCGAGCGCTACCCACAAATCGCCCTGTCCTGCGGCTGGGACGACCAGGCCCTGGAATTCTTCGCCTGGGGCGCGCGCAGCTGGGTTTGCGCCGGCTCCAACTTCATCCCGGCCGAACACATCGCCCTGTACGAAGCCTGCGTGCTGGAAGGCGACTTCGCCAAGGGCCGCAAGATCATGTCCGCCATGATGCCGCTGATGGACTTCCTCGAAGGTGGCAAGTTCGTCCAGTCGATCAAGCACGGCGTGGCCCTCAACGGCCTGGTCACCGGTGGCGTGCGCGCTCCGCTGAGCGGCCTGGACGAGCAGGAACAAGCCGCCCTGCAGGAAATCATCAAGACCCTCAAGGCCAAAGTCGCCGCAATCAAGGGAGCCTAA
- a CDS encoding ABC transporter permease has protein sequence MAFESFPEQFDSTVDAMLEWLQDHASSLFDGINAGLQGMYQGLYWLLQLPPFYVTALLLAALGWRLAGLRFAIGTLVAMLFCAFIGLWAETMSTLALVVAATVLALLVAIPLGVVAGLLPALDRVVEPALDLIQTLPPYIYLLPAIALLGYGPGTALIATFIVAFAPAFRLTALGIRMTPTAFVELGNASGVTHWQMFSKIRLPFALPSIMAGVNQSLMMAFGMVVIAGIVGSGGLGQVIYNAIRTLDIATSINAAIAIVILTMVIDRMAQSATPKARENRE, from the coding sequence ATGGCCTTCGAAAGCTTTCCCGAACAATTCGACAGCACCGTCGATGCGATGCTCGAATGGCTGCAGGACCACGCGTCCTCGCTGTTCGACGGCATCAACGCCGGGCTGCAGGGCATGTACCAGGGCCTGTACTGGCTGCTGCAACTGCCACCGTTCTACGTGACCGCGCTGCTGCTGGCCGCCCTCGGCTGGCGCCTGGCGGGCCTGCGCTTTGCCATCGGCACGCTGGTGGCCATGCTGTTCTGCGCGTTCATCGGCCTGTGGGCGGAAACCATGAGCACCCTGGCGCTGGTGGTCGCGGCCACCGTGCTGGCGTTGCTCGTCGCCATCCCATTGGGCGTGGTGGCCGGCCTGCTGCCGGCCCTGGACCGGGTGGTGGAGCCGGCACTGGACCTGATCCAGACGCTGCCGCCGTACATCTACCTGCTGCCGGCCATCGCCTTGCTTGGCTACGGCCCGGGCACCGCGCTAATCGCGACGTTCATCGTGGCCTTCGCCCCGGCGTTTCGCCTCACCGCGCTGGGCATCCGCATGACGCCCACCGCGTTCGTCGAACTGGGTAACGCCAGTGGTGTGACCCACTGGCAGATGTTCAGCAAGATCCGCCTGCCGTTCGCCCTGCCGAGCATCATGGCCGGGGTCAACCAGAGCCTGATGATGGCCTTCGGCATGGTGGTGATCGCCGGTATCGTCGGTTCCGGCGGCCTGGGCCAGGTGATCTACAACGCCATCCGCACCCTCGACATCGCCACCTCGATCAACGCGGCCATCGCCATCGTGATCCTGACCATGGTGATCGACCGCATGGCCCAGAGCGCCACGCCCAAAGCCCGGGAGAATCGCGAATGA
- a CDS encoding quaternary amine ABC transporter ATP-binding protein: MSTQTVDAQEVLVSCQSVWKVFGERSEEAMRAVIEKGLSKKQILHDYSCVVGVSDVNLEVRRGEIFCIMGLSGSGKSTLIRLLNKLITPSAGKVLVKGRELNSLNPQQLRDMRAKHIGMVFQSVALLPHRTVLENTAFGLEVQGVPKAERLKVAERALAKVSLSDWANRYPNELSGGMQQRVGLARAITADPEVILMDEPFSALDPLIRRQLQDEFRQLTKELGKSAVFITHDLEEAIRIGDRIAIMKDGMIIQVGTAEDIVLNPADDYVAEFVAGISRLHLVKAHSIMAPLAVFQQAHPGVDVSRLAQVASDADLDHIIGLATQSDRDSVAVVQAGVVVGVITIRDLLRGVQGIANEHAEVAGEQRERA; this comes from the coding sequence ATGAGTACGCAAACAGTAGACGCCCAAGAAGTACTGGTCAGTTGCCAGTCTGTCTGGAAAGTATTTGGCGAGCGCTCCGAAGAGGCGATGCGCGCGGTCATTGAAAAGGGGCTCTCGAAGAAGCAGATCCTTCATGATTACAGTTGTGTCGTGGGGGTATCCGACGTCAATCTGGAAGTGCGCCGTGGTGAGATCTTCTGCATCATGGGCCTGTCCGGCAGCGGCAAGTCGACATTGATCCGCCTGTTGAACAAACTCATCACGCCCAGTGCCGGCAAGGTGTTGGTCAAGGGGCGTGAACTCAATTCGCTCAACCCCCAGCAACTGCGCGACATGCGTGCCAAGCACATTGGCATGGTGTTCCAGAGCGTGGCCTTGCTGCCACACCGCACGGTGCTGGAAAACACCGCCTTTGGCCTTGAGGTACAGGGTGTACCCAAGGCCGAACGGCTGAAAGTGGCCGAACGGGCGTTGGCCAAGGTCAGTCTCAGCGACTGGGCCAACCGCTACCCGAACGAACTCTCCGGCGGCATGCAGCAGCGTGTCGGCCTGGCCCGCGCCATCACCGCGGACCCTGAAGTGATCCTGATGGACGAACCGTTCAGTGCGCTCGACCCGCTGATCCGTCGCCAGCTGCAGGACGAATTCCGCCAGTTGACCAAGGAGCTGGGCAAGTCGGCGGTGTTCATCACCCACGACCTGGAAGAGGCGATCCGCATCGGCGACCGCATCGCCATCATGAAGGACGGCATGATCATCCAGGTCGGTACGGCCGAGGACATCGTGCTCAACCCGGCCGACGACTACGTGGCCGAGTTCGTGGCGGGCATCTCGCGCCTGCACCTGGTCAAGGCGCACTCGATCATGGCCCCGCTGGCCGTGTTCCAGCAGGCCCATCCGGGTGTCGACGTGTCGCGCCTGGCCCAGGTGGCTTCGGACGCCGACCTGGATCACATCATCGGCCTGGCGACCCAGTCCGATCGTGATTCGGTGGCCGTGGTCCAGGCCGGCGTGGTGGTCGGGGTGATTACCATCCGCGACCTGCTGCGCGGCGTGCAGGGCATCGCCAACGAACACGCCGAAGTCGCCGGCGAACAGCGGGAGAGGGCGTGA